A genomic stretch from Sandaracinaceae bacterium includes:
- a CDS encoding NHL repeat-containing protein, with the protein MVVLFMACDGSDPTPPPDRQPSIEYRVVRTIGGGHLDDPMGIAIAPTEILVADTGHARVARFTSGGHPRGDIEGEGLELVRPMDVARTSDGAVWISDFGGDRVWRIADGQAEIVHAMGAPAGLGLAGEDVLAAAFYAHHIVRVRQSRAEVLLGEEGDGDGQLHYPTDVAEDEQGALYVADSYNHRVQVFDREGRFVRVLDGGESPLSVPVSVVTRGGVAHVADSANHRVVALDVRTGDVRGEYRFDVPEGAPHTPARLAAEGDHLLAADPAGDVVLQLEVRRHGQ; encoded by the coding sequence GTGGTGGTGCTCTTCATGGCGTGCGACGGATCCGACCCGACGCCGCCACCGGATCGGCAACCCTCCATCGAGTACCGCGTCGTTCGCACCATCGGAGGTGGCCACCTCGACGACCCGATGGGGATCGCGATTGCGCCGACGGAGATCCTCGTCGCGGACACCGGGCACGCTCGCGTCGCACGCTTCACCTCCGGCGGGCATCCGCGCGGCGACATCGAGGGCGAGGGGCTGGAGCTGGTTCGCCCCATGGATGTCGCACGAACGTCGGATGGAGCGGTGTGGATCTCCGACTTCGGAGGCGATCGCGTCTGGCGCATCGCGGATGGGCAAGCAGAGATCGTCCATGCGATGGGAGCGCCCGCGGGCTTGGGGCTGGCTGGCGAAGACGTGCTCGCCGCCGCCTTCTACGCTCACCACATCGTGCGAGTGCGTCAAAGCCGCGCCGAGGTCTTGCTGGGCGAGGAGGGCGACGGCGACGGGCAGCTTCACTATCCGACGGACGTGGCGGAGGACGAGCAGGGTGCGCTGTACGTGGCCGACTCGTACAACCACCGCGTCCAGGTGTTCGACCGCGAGGGGCGCTTCGTGCGCGTTCTCGACGGGGGCGAGAGCCCGCTCAGCGTGCCTGTGAGCGTCGTGACCCGAGGCGGCGTTGCTCATGTCGCTGACAGCGCCAATCACCGCGTCGTGGCGCTCGACGTCCGTACGGGCGATGTGCGAGGAGAGTACCGATTCGATGTGCCCGAGGGTGCACCCCACACGCCCGCGCGACTCGCCGCTGAAGGAGATCACCTGCTGGCTGCGGACCCGGCCGGAGACGTCGTGCTCCAACTCGAGGTGCGTCGCCACGGCCAATAG
- a CDS encoding heavy-metal-associated domain-containing protein, with translation MTGRVLSALVAALAIVLATMAAPAHADAMRYEVRVDGLACPFCAYGLERKLRDLPGVSTVEVELRTGTARFEVAEGRVVTPVAVRSAVGEAGFSVGEVRLRASGELRRDGDRWWLLVGDDLRIEIRGTTPTEPGRTTVSGVVLRQGDHEVLTASRQGR, from the coding sequence GTGACGGGTCGCGTCCTCTCGGCGCTCGTCGCCGCGCTCGCCATCGTGCTCGCCACGATGGCGGCCCCCGCACACGCGGACGCGATGCGCTACGAGGTTCGCGTGGACGGGCTGGCCTGTCCGTTCTGCGCGTACGGCCTCGAGCGCAAGCTGCGCGATCTCCCCGGGGTCAGCACGGTCGAGGTGGAGCTGCGGACGGGCACCGCCCGTTTCGAGGTGGCCGAGGGCCGCGTGGTGACGCCGGTCGCGGTGCGCTCCGCGGTCGGTGAAGCCGGCTTCTCGGTGGGCGAGGTCCGGCTCAGAGCGAGCGGCGAGCTTCGCCGGGACGGGGATCGCTGGTGGCTTCTCGTCGGCGACGACCTGCGCATCGAGATCCGGGGCACGACGCCGACGGAACCGGGTCGAACGACGGTCTCCGGCGTCGTCCTCCGTCAGGGCGACCACGAGGTGCTGACCGCCTCCCGGCAGGGCCGGTGA
- a CDS encoding heavy metal-associated domain-containing protein: MRGIATLALSLLALVACGEPGAAAPRSAGTPSEAPEAAPDPRDAVARLSVDGMVCEGCANAARACLEGIEGVHYVDLSFADAQATVRYDPTVVEPSAMAAALAAVDRGEAPPLHAQVLEAPEEAEAPGGGDGP, from the coding sequence ATGAGGGGCATCGCGACGCTGGCTTTGTCGCTCCTCGCGCTCGTCGCATGCGGCGAGCCGGGAGCGGCGGCCCCAAGGAGCGCGGGGACCCCCTCCGAGGCTCCCGAGGCAGCGCCGGATCCGAGAGACGCAGTCGCACGGCTGAGCGTCGATGGCATGGTCTGCGAGGGCTGTGCGAACGCGGCGCGGGCGTGTCTCGAGGGCATCGAGGGCGTTCACTACGTGGATCTGAGCTTCGCCGACGCGCAAGCGACTGTGCGCTACGACCCGACGGTCGTGGAGCCCTCGGCGATGGCCGCCGCGCTCGCGGCGGTCGACCGCGGCGAGGCGCCGCCGCTCCACGCGCAGGTGCTGGAAGCGCCGGAGGAAGCCGAGGCTCCCGGCGGTGGAGACGGGCCGTGA
- a CDS encoding MerR family DNA-binding protein, which yields MTEPSTLKIGELARAADVGVETIRYYERRGLLAQPPRRASGYRQYPPMTVRRVRFIRRAQTLGFTLKEIEELLALRVDDDRSCADVRALARAKLEDIEQRVAELQQMGRALERVARRCRGRGPTSECPILEVLDEEEEVDAEG from the coding sequence GTGACGGAACCGAGCACGCTGAAGATCGGGGAGCTGGCGCGCGCTGCTGATGTGGGCGTCGAGACCATCCGGTACTACGAACGGCGCGGCCTGCTCGCGCAGCCCCCGCGCCGGGCGTCGGGGTATCGGCAGTACCCACCGATGACGGTGCGCCGCGTGCGGTTCATCCGCCGCGCGCAGACCCTGGGCTTCACCCTCAAGGAGATTGAGGAGCTGCTCGCCCTTCGCGTCGACGACGACCGCTCGTGCGCAGACGTCCGCGCGCTCGCGCGGGCGAAGCTCGAGGACATCGAGCAGCGCGTGGCCGAGCTCCAGCAGATGGGGCGCGCGCTCGAGCGGGTCGCTCGCCGGTGTCGCGGGCGCGGCCCCACGAGCGAGTGCCCGATTCTCGAGGTCCTCGACGAAGAGGAGGAAGTTGATGCCGAAGGTTGA
- a CDS encoding Tn3 family transposase, whose protein sequence is MIRLPVDPTDEELARDWTLSEEDLVEVRRCRGADKRHSFALQLCVLRCLGRFLSPDEYDAIPVRIMNHVGRQVGLPPVLLVTPPARKATDLEHEKRIRSHLGYCTLDDTARETLDVWMTERAARGLLADELVREAEEYLRLRCIVIPARSTLERMAARAAARTENDLLGTISERLTAEQRVAIDDLLDVPGHRSQLFALKQYPPEPTPSAIKTYLERAELLRGLGVGQVDLSGVRPEVVLHHAELVRRYDVDDLKRFKPAKCHALVACFLVEANKSVLDHLVEMHHVFTTGLHRRARNAYEKKQRELRQKSGRNLRLVLDALEALLGKDESQVEQIDLDAVQGAIVGCRELQRLTERGEFEALRARHHTLKRYLPDFLRLPFEGGPGTEPLIEAIEHARVLHNEGTTDLGEDPPTEFATGLWKRGLARKLDVRSWELALAFAIRDALRSGDLYLAESRHHVSFWNLVQGPEQWAAARARAYQEMGLPAEPGHALERLRTEFDAALHDFRAGLPDNRFAKVEAGALRLSKRDALDIPERVQDLRRAIETHMPRIRIEDLLLEVDRWTGFTAELTAPSGYSERSATLRYPTLLAALVAHGTNLGTATMAQSTKDITVDMLQRTSKWCLRADALKAANRVLVDHHHRLAFAGIWGDGTRSSSDGQRFGVQASSLLAGFYPRYFGFYERAITVYTHVSDQSAVFAARAISCSPREAIYVLDGLLENDTVLRPREHYTDTHGYTEQLFGLCYLLGFSFMPRLKDLKDQQLYMLDREHVAGDLRSLFRSAIDVELVREQWDQLVRVASSLRDRTAPAHVVLDRLAASSRSDRLAKALTMLGRVVKTTFILRYIHDAAVRDRIHLQLNRGESRHALARRLFFANQGSFRTGDYAEIMNKVSALSVLSNSVLLWNTRQLERVVGALEGGDSKPVDRDDLARISPLLHAHVIPSGTYRFADV, encoded by the coding sequence ATGATCCGCTTGCCCGTCGATCCGACGGACGAAGAGCTGGCGCGCGACTGGACGCTCAGCGAGGAAGACCTGGTCGAGGTGCGTCGCTGCCGAGGCGCCGACAAGCGCCACAGCTTCGCGCTTCAGCTCTGCGTGCTCCGTTGCCTCGGCCGCTTCCTGAGCCCGGACGAGTACGACGCGATCCCCGTCCGGATCATGAACCACGTCGGGCGGCAGGTCGGCCTCCCGCCGGTGCTGCTCGTCACGCCCCCGGCGCGGAAGGCGACCGACCTCGAGCACGAGAAGCGGATCCGCTCCCACCTCGGCTACTGCACGCTGGACGACACAGCCCGGGAGACGCTCGACGTGTGGATGACGGAACGCGCGGCGCGCGGACTGCTCGCCGACGAGCTCGTCCGCGAGGCCGAGGAGTACCTCCGGCTGCGCTGCATCGTCATCCCGGCGCGCTCGACGCTCGAACGAATGGCCGCGCGGGCGGCGGCGCGCACAGAGAACGACTTGCTCGGAACCATCAGTGAGCGGCTGACGGCGGAGCAGAGGGTGGCCATCGACGATCTCTTGGATGTCCCCGGCCACCGCTCCCAGCTCTTCGCGCTGAAGCAGTATCCGCCGGAGCCGACGCCCTCGGCGATCAAGACCTACCTCGAGCGCGCCGAGCTGCTGCGCGGTCTCGGGGTGGGCCAGGTCGACCTGTCGGGTGTCCGGCCCGAGGTCGTGCTCCACCACGCCGAGCTCGTTCGTCGCTACGACGTCGATGACCTCAAGCGGTTCAAGCCGGCCAAGTGCCACGCACTCGTCGCGTGCTTCCTCGTCGAGGCGAACAAGTCGGTGCTCGATCACCTGGTCGAGATGCACCACGTCTTCACGACCGGGCTCCACCGACGGGCGCGCAACGCGTACGAGAAGAAGCAGCGCGAGCTGCGCCAGAAGTCGGGCCGGAACCTCCGCCTGGTCCTCGACGCGTTGGAGGCGCTCCTCGGCAAGGACGAGAGCCAGGTCGAGCAGATCGACCTCGATGCTGTTCAGGGCGCGATCGTCGGCTGTCGGGAGCTTCAGCGCCTCACCGAACGCGGGGAGTTCGAGGCGCTGCGCGCGCGACACCACACCCTCAAGCGGTACCTCCCGGACTTCCTGCGCCTCCCGTTCGAGGGTGGGCCCGGGACCGAGCCGCTCATCGAGGCGATCGAGCACGCCCGTGTGCTGCACAACGAAGGGACGACAGACCTCGGGGAGGACCCGCCGACGGAGTTCGCGACCGGGCTGTGGAAGCGCGGCCTGGCGCGCAAGCTGGACGTGCGCTCGTGGGAGCTCGCGCTCGCGTTCGCCATCCGCGACGCCCTGCGTTCGGGCGACCTCTACCTCGCCGAGAGTCGCCATCACGTGTCCTTCTGGAACCTCGTTCAGGGGCCCGAGCAGTGGGCCGCCGCACGCGCCCGCGCGTATCAGGAGATGGGGCTGCCGGCCGAGCCCGGGCACGCGCTCGAGCGACTGCGGACGGAGTTCGACGCTGCCCTCCACGACTTCCGGGCCGGTCTCCCTGACAACCGCTTCGCCAAGGTCGAGGCGGGTGCTCTGCGACTGTCGAAGCGCGACGCCCTCGACATCCCGGAGCGGGTTCAAGATCTCAGGCGCGCGATCGAGACGCACATGCCACGGATCCGGATCGAGGACCTGCTGCTCGAGGTCGACCGCTGGACGGGCTTCACAGCGGAGCTCACGGCGCCGAGCGGCTACTCCGAACGGAGCGCCACTCTCCGCTACCCGACCTTGCTCGCGGCGCTGGTCGCTCACGGGACGAACCTCGGAACCGCGACGATGGCGCAGAGCACGAAGGACATCACGGTCGACATGCTCCAGCGCACGTCCAAGTGGTGCCTGCGCGCCGACGCGCTGAAGGCTGCGAACCGCGTCCTCGTCGACCACCATCACCGCCTCGCCTTCGCCGGCATCTGGGGCGACGGAACTCGCTCGTCTTCCGACGGCCAGCGCTTCGGCGTCCAGGCGAGTTCGCTCCTCGCCGGCTTCTACCCGCGCTACTTCGGCTTCTACGAGCGGGCGATCACCGTCTACACCCACGTCTCGGATCAGTCGGCAGTCTTCGCGGCGCGGGCCATCTCGTGCTCTCCCCGGGAGGCCATCTACGTCCTCGACGGGCTGCTGGAGAACGACACCGTCCTGCGCCCGCGCGAGCACTACACGGACACGCACGGCTACACCGAGCAGCTCTTCGGCCTCTGCTACTTGCTGGGCTTCTCGTTCATGCCGCGTCTCAAGGATCTGAAGGACCAGCAGCTCTACATGCTCGACCGCGAGCACGTCGCCGGCGACCTACGCAGCCTGTTCCGCAGCGCGATCGACGTCGAGCTCGTCCGTGAGCAGTGGGACCAGCTCGTGCGCGTAGCGTCCTCGCTTCGGGATCGGACGGCGCCGGCTCACGTGGTGCTCGACCGGCTCGCCGCCAGTTCGCGCTCGGACCGCCTCGCAAAGGCGCTGACGATGCTCGGCCGCGTCGTGAAGACCACCTTCATTCTCCGCTACATCCACGACGCCGCCGTACGGGACCGAATCCACCTCCAGCTCAACCGGGGCGAGTCGCGGCACGCGCTCGCTCGGCGCCTCTTCTTCGCGAACCAGGGTTCGTTCCGGACCGGGGACTACGCCGAGATCATGAACAAGGTCAGCGCCCTGAGCGTGCTCTCGAACAGCGTTCTGCTCTGGAACACGAGGCAGCTCGAGCGCGTGGTCGGCGCGCTCGAGGGCGGCGACAGCAAGCCCGTAGATCGAGATGACCTCGCGCGCATCTCGCCCTTGCTCCACGCCCACGTGATTCCGAGTGGCACGTACCGATTCGCCGACGTGTGA
- a CDS encoding recombinase family protein, giving the protein MAKAKRAAVYLRVSRGEQSLDNQRPDVRRLARARKLKVVTTFEESVSATRARPEFKAMMDAAHRGDFDVLLVWSLDRLGRSMTGNLQAVLDLDRCGVEVISVREPWLDTGGPVRSLLIAIFGWVAEQERAQIAERTKAGIERARRKGIRLGRPKRRVDVPQAKRLRTKGLSFREVARELDVPVSTLHRALRSKKGSDEEGV; this is encoded by the coding sequence GTGGCGAAGGCAAAGCGCGCAGCGGTCTACCTCCGGGTCTCCCGCGGGGAGCAGTCCCTCGACAACCAGCGTCCCGACGTCCGGCGGCTGGCGCGTGCGAGGAAGCTGAAGGTCGTCACCACGTTCGAGGAGAGCGTGAGCGCGACCCGCGCGCGGCCCGAGTTCAAGGCGATGATGGATGCAGCGCACCGAGGCGACTTCGACGTACTGCTGGTGTGGTCGCTCGACCGCCTCGGGCGGTCGATGACCGGCAACCTTCAGGCGGTGCTCGACCTCGACCGCTGCGGCGTCGAGGTGATCAGCGTGCGCGAGCCGTGGCTCGACACGGGCGGTCCCGTCCGCTCGCTGTTGATCGCCATCTTCGGGTGGGTGGCCGAGCAGGAGCGCGCGCAGATTGCCGAGCGAACGAAGGCGGGGATCGAGCGCGCACGGCGGAAGGGCATCCGGCTCGGCCGACCCAAGCGACGGGTCGATGTGCCCCAGGCGAAGCGACTCCGCACGAAGGGGCTCTCGTTCCGCGAGGTGGCGCGCGAACTCGACGTCCCGGTGTCCACGCTCCACCGCGCGCTGCGTTCCAAAAAGGGGTCCGACGAAGAGGGGGTCTAA
- a CDS encoding serine/threonine-protein kinase — translation MSATELEPMSELDPLIGRTVAGRYRIRGVIGEGAMGVVYDALHESLQREVALKVLSPVWASDKAASKRFQQEAQMASQLGHRGTVDVYDLGQLEDGRPFLCMERLVGRDVAELLEERGRLPDQLVATIVREVASALDVVHAKGLVHRDIKPENLFLAQQPDGKTVVKLLDFGIAAFISPEAGASRLTRQGKMVGTPQYMAPEIATRDELPDHRADVYSLATVAFECLTGKLPFDGLNFIAILNCKNIDDAPSLSESTGESHADALEEVLARGLARDPRIRPQKAGDFARELWVALRMSTPFPGDADDVEEERLGRERVGLLSEAAELRFPTEVPTLPPPTTRRLAYSAALLAAVLAVAGMMSVFWAMRDVAADEIASPSRNESVLEAAPSTEDAAAALPAAALVPQADLLAALEPPEPEPEPVSTIVVPAPEPRSSRRRSRRWIDTSAESADAPIPRTEEPAPPLEEPEPEEAPPDPARAGELTREGMRALLQGRLADAQRSFQEATRAAPGHGPAWRGLGLASERLGRRAAASRAYRRYLRLAPGAADAVQARARLEALNE, via the coding sequence ATGAGCGCGACCGAACTCGAGCCGATGAGCGAGCTCGATCCGCTGATCGGGCGGACCGTCGCGGGGCGCTACCGGATTCGCGGGGTGATCGGCGAGGGAGCGATGGGGGTCGTCTACGACGCCTTGCACGAGTCGCTCCAGAGAGAAGTGGCGCTCAAGGTGCTCAGCCCCGTGTGGGCGAGCGATAAGGCGGCCTCGAAGCGGTTCCAGCAGGAAGCGCAGATGGCGAGTCAGCTCGGACACCGCGGCACGGTCGACGTCTACGACCTCGGGCAGCTCGAAGACGGACGTCCCTTCCTCTGCATGGAGCGGCTCGTGGGCCGCGACGTCGCCGAGCTGCTCGAGGAGCGTGGGCGGCTCCCGGACCAGCTCGTCGCCACGATCGTGCGCGAGGTGGCCTCGGCCCTCGACGTGGTGCACGCGAAGGGCCTCGTCCACCGGGACATCAAGCCGGAGAACCTCTTCCTCGCGCAGCAGCCCGATGGGAAGACGGTCGTCAAGCTGCTGGACTTCGGCATCGCCGCGTTCATCAGCCCGGAGGCCGGCGCCTCGCGGCTGACGCGACAGGGCAAGATGGTCGGTACGCCGCAGTACATGGCTCCCGAGATCGCGACGCGGGACGAGCTACCGGATCATCGCGCGGACGTCTACTCGCTGGCGACGGTGGCGTTCGAGTGCCTCACGGGCAAGCTCCCCTTCGACGGTCTGAACTTCATCGCGATCCTCAACTGCAAGAACATCGACGATGCGCCGAGCCTCTCGGAGTCGACGGGGGAGAGCCATGCCGATGCGCTCGAGGAGGTGCTCGCCCGGGGCCTCGCGCGCGATCCGCGCATACGTCCACAGAAGGCCGGAGACTTCGCCCGCGAGCTCTGGGTCGCGCTCCGGATGTCGACCCCCTTCCCGGGCGATGCCGACGACGTGGAGGAGGAACGCCTCGGCCGCGAGAGGGTGGGCCTGCTGAGTGAGGCGGCCGAGCTCCGGTTCCCGACCGAAGTACCCACCCTCCCGCCGCCCACCACTCGGAGGCTCGCGTACTCCGCGGCGTTGCTCGCCGCGGTTCTGGCCGTCGCCGGGATGATGTCGGTGTTCTGGGCCATGCGCGATGTTGCTGCCGACGAGATCGCCTCGCCATCTCGCAATGAGTCGGTCCTGGAAGCAGCCCCATCGACCGAGGACGCGGCGGCCGCGCTCCCGGCCGCCGCCCTCGTTCCCCAGGCCGATCTGCTCGCCGCTCTCGAGCCTCCCGAGCCGGAGCCAGAGCCGGTGAGCACAATCGTCGTGCCGGCGCCGGAACCACGCTCCTCGCGTCGCCGATCGCGACGGTGGATCGACACATCGGCCGAGAGCGCGGATGCCCCCATCCCGAGGACCGAGGAACCGGCGCCGCCGTTGGAGGAGCCCGAGCCCGAAGAGGCCCCACCCGACCCCGCACGTGCCGGCGAGCTGACCCGGGAGGGCATGCGCGCCCTGCTCCAGGGGCGACTGGCCGACGCGCAACGTTCGTTTCAGGAAGCGACGCGCGCGGCGCCAGGACACGGGCCCGCCTGGCGAGGCCTCGGACTGGCCAGCGAGCGGCTCGGGCGACGCGCCGCGGCGTCGCGAGCGTACCGCCGCTACCTGCGACTCGCACCGGGCGCGGCCGACGCGGTCCAAGCCCGCGCCCGTCTCGAGGCCCTCAATGAGTAG
- a CDS encoding MopE-related protein, with product MSLRRSWVLVFALSASACVPAAQDHPQHGCTSDADCDGGSCYRGFCVGSAPEDCAPEGATTACYAGSEGTEGVGVCRAGESLCQGGALTPCLGQVTPTAEECNGRDDDCDGSTDEFEDGACETVLPGACGEGELRCQGAVAVCTPSADPTGETCDGTDEDCDGTVDEGLELECYPPATEGCADLSDGTWSCVGACAPGTAACESGVPGSCVGAVIPSTAPDRCTASGSVAADDDCDGMTDEDCACSDGATQSCYGGPAGSDGVGICRAGTQICTGGRFGSCTGEVIPSAEDCSNEGTDDDCDGVNDDIPTRGDACVDGAALGVCRQGVLACEGGSLACATPDPVSETCDGRDEDCDGAVDENFDLLGDAANCGACGAACGAGLSCCDGSCVDLARDATHCTSCGVSCGAGRTCCDGCVDTQTDESHCGVCGNVCGSGRTCCGGGCVDLETSEASCGACGLACSAGQECCSGVCRDPAAPECTGCPSGCASEESCCGGACANTGGDTANCGGCGITCGPGQLCCGGACVASDTSSCGSCGNTCGSADLCCEGVCTSSDESNCNACGAVCAGGTRCCASGCTDTSSDAANCGACGAACIGGAICSDGLCCASGLTNCAGACVSTQTSPDHCGTCGNACAPTEACRMGRCCVGTRCR from the coding sequence GTGAGCCTGCGACGGAGTTGGGTGCTCGTCTTCGCGCTGAGCGCGAGCGCGTGTGTGCCCGCGGCGCAGGACCATCCGCAGCACGGCTGCACGTCGGACGCCGACTGCGATGGTGGGAGCTGCTACCGGGGGTTCTGTGTCGGATCGGCGCCCGAGGATTGTGCGCCCGAGGGCGCCACGACAGCGTGCTACGCGGGATCCGAGGGGACCGAGGGCGTCGGGGTGTGCCGGGCTGGCGAGTCGCTGTGCCAGGGCGGCGCGCTCACGCCGTGCCTCGGCCAGGTGACCCCCACGGCCGAGGAGTGCAACGGACGGGACGACGACTGCGACGGTAGCACCGACGAGTTCGAGGACGGCGCGTGCGAGACGGTCCTGCCCGGCGCATGCGGCGAGGGGGAGCTGCGCTGCCAGGGCGCGGTCGCCGTGTGCACGCCCAGCGCCGATCCCACGGGAGAGACCTGCGACGGGACCGACGAGGACTGTGACGGAACGGTCGACGAGGGTCTCGAGCTCGAGTGCTATCCGCCGGCCACGGAGGGATGCGCGGACCTCTCCGACGGCACGTGGAGCTGCGTGGGTGCCTGCGCGCCGGGAACGGCCGCCTGCGAGAGCGGCGTGCCTGGAAGCTGTGTCGGCGCGGTCATCCCCTCCACGGCGCCGGACAGATGCACCGCGTCCGGCAGCGTCGCCGCCGACGACGACTGCGACGGGATGACCGACGAGGACTGTGCCTGCTCCGACGGCGCGACGCAGAGCTGCTACGGCGGACCAGCAGGGAGCGACGGGGTGGGGATTTGCCGCGCGGGCACGCAGATCTGTACGGGCGGCCGCTTCGGGAGCTGCACCGGGGAGGTGATCCCGAGCGCTGAGGACTGCAGCAACGAGGGGACTGACGATGACTGCGACGGGGTGAACGACGACATCCCGACGCGCGGCGACGCCTGCGTGGACGGAGCGGCGTTGGGGGTCTGCCGCCAAGGCGTGCTGGCGTGCGAGGGGGGCTCCCTCGCCTGCGCCACGCCGGATCCCGTCTCGGAGACCTGCGACGGGCGCGACGAGGACTGTGACGGCGCGGTGGATGAGAACTTCGATCTGCTGGGCGATGCTGCGAACTGCGGGGCGTGCGGCGCCGCATGCGGTGCGGGCCTGAGCTGCTGCGACGGCTCCTGCGTGGATCTCGCGCGCGACGCGACGCACTGCACGTCGTGTGGCGTCTCTTGCGGGGCCGGACGGACCTGCTGCGATGGGTGCGTGGACACGCAGACGGATGAGAGCCATTGCGGGGTCTGCGGCAACGTGTGTGGCAGCGGTCGAACCTGCTGCGGCGGAGGCTGCGTCGACCTCGAGACGTCCGAGGCGAGCTGCGGCGCGTGCGGGCTCGCGTGCTCCGCGGGGCAGGAGTGCTGTAGCGGCGTCTGTCGCGATCCGGCGGCCCCGGAGTGCACGGGCTGCCCGTCCGGGTGCGCGTCTGAGGAGTCGTGCTGCGGCGGAGCCTGCGCGAACACGGGCGGCGACACCGCCAACTGCGGAGGCTGTGGGATCACCTGCGGCCCCGGGCAGCTCTGCTGCGGCGGGGCTTGCGTCGCGAGCGACACCTCCAGCTGCGGCAGCTGCGGCAACACCTGCGGCTCGGCTGACCTCTGCTGCGAAGGGGTCTGCACGAGCAGCGACGAGAGCAACTGCAATGCCTGCGGCGCGGTGTGCGCGGGCGGGACGAGGTGCTGCGCGAGTGGGTGCACGGACACGAGCTCGGACGCGGCCAACTGCGGCGCATGCGGCGCGGCGTGTATCGGGGGCGCGATCTGCAGCGACGGACTCTGCTGCGCGTCCGGCCTCACGAACTGCGCTGGGGCCTGCGTGTCGACCCAGACGAGCCCGGATCACTGCGGCACCTGCGGCAACGCGTGTGCCCCCACAGAAGCCTGCCGCATGGGCCGCTGCTGCGTCGGGACGAGGTGTAGATGA
- a CDS encoding MXAN_6577-like cysteine-rich protein codes for MRRAWLMIAVMGASMALNGCNDDTPADGGIDGGDLDGGGDIDGGDVDGGPTPTCGDGETLCGEVCVVTDSDPMNCGACGTACASGEVCSSGACAGSCGSGLTDCGGGCVDVGSDEAHCGACDFACRPDEDCLGGSCGCPTGETDCAGACTDTSSDASHCGACGTACASGEVCSLGTCDSSCAGSLTDCGGACVDTSSDDSNCGSCAAVCGGGTTCVDSACECSSGETLCSGSCTNTETDSAHCGGCGMACPSGEVCSMGACAGMCASGETLCSGGCTDTDSDASNCGACGVSCTGGQVCSSGACACPSGETLCSGTCVDTDTDTSNCGACGTTCAAGEACSGGTCMGACPSGQTLCDGTCVDTDTSRTNCGTCGNSCGTFGACMGGTCMCAGGTTLCSGSCVNTNFDSNNCGSCGNLCPMGRMCLAGMCR; via the coding sequence ATGCGACGAGCTTGGTTGATGATCGCGGTGATGGGGGCCTCCATGGCCCTGAATGGCTGCAACGACGACACCCCCGCCGACGGCGGCATCGATGGCGGCGACTTGGACGGCGGCGGCGACATCGATGGCGGCGACGTGGACGGTGGGCCCACCCCGACCTGCGGCGACGGTGAGACGCTCTGCGGCGAGGTCTGCGTCGTGACGGACAGCGACCCGATGAACTGCGGAGCATGCGGGACCGCGTGCGCGAGCGGTGAGGTCTGCTCGAGCGGGGCGTGCGCCGGATCCTGCGGGTCGGGGCTCACGGACTGCGGCGGCGGGTGCGTCGACGTGGGGAGCGACGAGGCCCACTGCGGCGCGTGCGACTTCGCGTGCCGGCCCGACGAGGACTGCCTCGGCGGGAGCTGCGGCTGCCCCACCGGCGAGACCGACTGCGCGGGCGCGTGCACCGACACGAGCAGCGACGCCAGCCATTGTGGTGCGTGCGGGACCGCGTGCGCGAGCGGTGAGGTCTGCTCGCTCGGGACGTGCGATTCGAGCTGCGCGGGCTCGCTGACCGACTGCGGCGGGGCGTGCGTCGACACCTCGAGCGACGACTCGAACTGCGGCAGCTGTGCCGCGGTGTGCGGCGGTGGGACCACCTGTGTGGACAGCGCCTGTGAGTGTTCGAGCGGGGAGACGCTGTGTTCGGGGAGCTGCACGAACACCGAAACGGACTCGGCCCACTGCGGCGGATGCGGCATGGCCTGTCCTTCCGGCGAGGTCTGCTCCATGGGGGCTTGCGCGGGGATGTGCGCCAGCGGCGAGACGCTGTGCAGCGGAGGGTGCACGGACACCGACTCCGACGCTTCCAACTGTGGCGCGTGCGGCGTCTCCTGCACCGGCGGTCAGGTCTGCAGCTCCGGCGCGTGTGCGTGCCCGTCCGGCGAGACTCTGTGCAGCGGCACGTGCGTCGACACCGACACGGACACGAGCAACTGCGGCGCCTGCGGGACGACCTGCGCGGCCGGGGAGGCCTGCTCCGGCGGTACGTGCATGGGCGCGTGCCCGTCCGGCCAGACCCTCTGCGACGGGACATGTGTCGACACCGACACCAGCCGAACGAACTGCGGTACGTGCGGAAACAGTTGCGGCACGTTCGGCGCGTGCATGGGGGGCACGTGCATGTGCGCCGGAGGAACCACGCTCTGCAGCGGGTCCTGCGTCAACACGAACTTCGACAGCAACAACTGCGGGTCCTGCGGCAACCTCTGCCCCATGGGACGGATGTGCCTCGCGGGGATGTGCCGTTGA